One genomic window of uncultured Campylobacter sp. includes the following:
- a CDS encoding flavocytochrome c, giving the protein MKNSNVSRRDFVKLSMVGAGALALGAVNAQAAVNTKDVKFDEEWDVVIVGSGFAGLAAGITAAEKGNKVLILEKMGRVGGNSVINGGIFAVPNSDKQKAEGIKDSNELFIKDCLKAGRGLNHVDLIDTIATRAQDAYKLTLKCGAKYIDKVTHAGGHSVPRSLQTANGSGSGIVQPMVEYFKNLQGCELRQRAKFDEFVLGEDGGVDGVIIREDYKFDPKSQKDDAENTTGTKKTIKAKKGVVLAAGGFCRDVFFRQVQDPSILPTTDSTNHPGATAGAMKEAFRIGATPVQLSWIQFGPWACPDEKGFGVGSMFNVNGSFRYGISVDPRTGKRYMNELADRRTRSQAMFKVIDAKADIYPINFCDSEGVKNMVIPEHYTKPLESGVLKKFETLDELAAAYKIPAAELKKTVERYNSFVKGGKDEDFGKPMDKTTTNGVDISKPPFYAMRGTPKLHHTMGGIDINTKAQVISLQTEMPIPRLFAAGEITGGVHGASRLGSVAIADCLTFGMIAGENIG; this is encoded by the coding sequence ATGAAAAACTCAAACGTTTCAAGAAGAGATTTTGTTAAGTTAAGTATGGTAGGTGCCGGAGCTTTAGCTCTAGGTGCGGTAAATGCGCAAGCAGCCGTTAACACTAAAGACGTCAAATTTGACGAGGAGTGGGACGTAGTCATCGTTGGTTCCGGTTTTGCTGGACTAGCAGCCGGTATCACCGCAGCCGAAAAAGGCAATAAAGTCCTAATCCTAGAAAAGATGGGACGCGTCGGCGGTAACTCAGTTATTAACGGCGGTATATTTGCCGTTCCAAACAGCGACAAGCAAAAAGCCGAAGGCATCAAAGATAGCAACGAGCTATTTATCAAAGACTGCCTAAAAGCCGGCCGCGGCCTAAACCACGTAGATCTCATCGACACCATCGCTACTCGCGCGCAGGATGCGTATAAACTAACTCTAAAATGCGGCGCTAAATACATAGATAAAGTTACTCACGCAGGCGGACACAGCGTACCTAGATCGCTTCAAACCGCTAACGGCTCAGGCTCAGGTATCGTTCAGCCGATGGTAGAATACTTTAAAAACCTACAAGGCTGCGAGCTAAGACAAAGAGCTAAATTTGACGAGTTTGTCCTAGGCGAAGACGGCGGCGTAGACGGAGTGATCATCAGAGAGGATTATAAATTTGATCCAAAGAGCCAAAAAGACGACGCCGAAAACACTACCGGAACTAAAAAGACTATAAAAGCTAAAAAAGGCGTAGTACTAGCTGCGGGCGGATTTTGCCGCGACGTATTCTTTAGACAAGTCCAAGATCCATCTATCCTGCCTACCACAGATAGTACAAACCACCCAGGAGCTACTGCTGGCGCTATGAAAGAGGCATTTAGGATCGGCGCAACTCCAGTGCAGCTAAGCTGGATACAGTTTGGTCCATGGGCGTGCCCTGATGAAAAAGGATTTGGCGTTGGCTCTATGTTTAACGTAAACGGAAGCTTCCGCTACGGAATTTCAGTCGATCCAAGAACGGGCAAACGCTATATGAACGAGCTAGCGGACCGCCGCACCCGCTCTCAAGCCATGTTTAAAGTAATCGACGCAAAAGCCGATATCTATCCGATCAACTTCTGCGACTCTGAGGGCGTAAAAAATATGGTCATACCTGAACACTACACCAAACCGCTGGAATCTGGCGTACTAAAGAAATTTGAAACCCTAGACGAACTAGCTGCGGCTTATAAAATCCCTGCCGCAGAGCTAAAAAAGACCGTCGAGAGATATAACAGCTTCGTTAAAGGCGGCAAAGACGAGGACTTTGGCAAACCTATGGATAAAACCACTACAAACGGCGTAGATATCTCTAAACCGCCTTTCTACGCTATGCGCGGTACGCCAAAACTCCACCACACTATGGGCGGTATCGATATCAATACCAAAGCTCAGGTCATCTCTCTACAAACCGAGATGCCTATCCCAAGACTATTTGCCGCAGGCGAGATCACAGGCGGCGTACACGGAGCTAGCCGCTTAGGTAGCGTAGCGATCGCAGATTGTCTAACGTTTGGTATGATAGCTGGTGAGAATATAGGCTAA
- the murC gene encoding UDP-N-acetylmuramate--L-alanine ligase, translating into MRRAKERKKVHFIGIGGIGISAIARFLHEKGFIISGSDIKESPTTRELAAQGIDVITPHSKAAIKDQDFVIYSAAIKPDNVELVEAQSKGLKCLSRKEALPMVLEGKRVFSVAGAHGKSTTSAMLSSLVEGSVIIGAISKQFGSNMKYEPCDNVIFEADESDSSFLNSNPYLAVVTNAEPEHMEHYGYDLEKFHAAYRGFLERAKVRVINAEDEFLGTLKLDAVRLYPSVDITELSMIVRDFVPYTAFNLKNLGKFEVLGMGEHIAVDASLAILAALNETSLAQIRQNLLNSKGIKKRFDILTASRKFVLIDDYAHHPTEIKATLQSVFEYAKLLGITKITAIFQPHRFTRLSANLQAFKECFEGIDELVILPVYAAGETPIDINLKEEFKRYNPVMTQKVAREGEGIVFTDEFGVKNLLDDGLVIGFGAGDITYQLRGDA; encoded by the coding sequence ATAAGGCGCGCAAAGGAGCGTAAAAAGGTCCATTTCATCGGTATCGGCGGTATCGGTATCTCGGCGATAGCGCGCTTTTTGCACGAAAAAGGCTTCATCATCAGCGGTAGCGACATCAAAGAAAGCCCGACCACGCGCGAGCTAGCCGCGCAGGGCATCGACGTCATCACGCCGCACAGCAAGGCCGCGATCAAGGATCAGGACTTCGTCATATACTCGGCCGCGATAAAACCCGATAACGTCGAGCTCGTCGAAGCGCAAAGCAAAGGACTAAAGTGCCTATCGCGCAAAGAGGCTCTGCCGATGGTGCTTGAGGGCAAGCGCGTGTTTTCGGTAGCGGGCGCGCACGGCAAAAGCACGACCTCGGCGATGCTCTCTAGTCTCGTGGAGGGCTCGGTCATCATCGGCGCGATCAGTAAGCAGTTTGGCTCAAATATGAAATACGAGCCCTGCGACAACGTCATTTTCGAGGCCGACGAGAGCGATAGCAGCTTTCTTAACTCAAACCCGTATCTAGCCGTCGTGACCAACGCCGAGCCCGAGCATATGGAGCATTACGGCTATGATTTGGAGAAATTTCACGCGGCGTATCGAGGCTTTTTGGAGCGAGCCAAGGTGCGCGTGATAAACGCCGAGGACGAGTTTTTAGGTACGCTAAAGCTCGATGCCGTGCGCCTTTATCCAAGCGTGGATATCACCGAGCTTAGTATGATCGTGCGCGATTTCGTGCCTTATACCGCGTTTAATCTAAAAAATTTAGGCAAATTTGAAGTGCTGGGCATGGGCGAGCATATCGCCGTGGACGCGTCGCTAGCCATACTTGCGGCGCTAAACGAAACGTCTCTAGCGCAAATCAGGCAAAATTTGCTAAATTCTAAAGGCATCAAAAAGCGCTTCGATATCCTAACCGCGAGCAGAAAATTCGTACTTATAGACGACTACGCGCACCATCCGACCGAGATCAAGGCCACTTTACAATCGGTCTTTGAGTATGCCAAGCTACTGGGCATCACTAAGATCACGGCGATCTTTCAGCCGCACAGATTTACGCGTCTGAGCGCAAATTTGCAGGCCTTTAAGGAGTGTTTTGAGGGCATAGACGAGCTTGTTATCTTGCCCGTTTACGCCGCGGGCGAGACGCCGATAGATATAAATTTAAAAGAGGAGTTTAAGCGCTACAACCCCGTGATGACGCAAAAAGTCGCGCGCGAGGGCGAGGGGATCGTCTTTACGGACGAATTTGGCGTGAAAAATTTGCTTGATGACGGGCTGGTTATAGGATTTGGCGCGGGCGACATCACCTATCAGCTAAGAGGCGACGCATGA
- a CDS encoding bifunctional diguanylate cyclase/phosphodiesterase, protein MQNLESKSKATRYLVLPIVVLVICSCIAVCFIFYNKFQDSVNYPSNIGIDAKAEAYMNVVEMIYKQVAKRDINEFQRYAEAANSVPAWIFKQTGDKNELTVLASSQHPNLIGEILPYKFCDMDSRAHTDLEQKGIYKRIRLIADNKAEVCYFKKTDGVILGYDMVHAVKISGFDDPRFFTWLAVNMKNTVLVTLIMMLICVFQYWLFFRNIKNSQISLMKTNARLLANNSEMQKRLYSDALTGLPNKTALERDVATMKSPKIVVVDIDEFRKMNNYFGAEACDQILLKMAQIARKFAKDNDMAAYRVGPDQFALVEDADYFIDRYEDLASELLESIKGLVIDVSKDGGEQIEIEIYCTVGFALDETDTFKKATTALEFAKQSGKDFFCYFKNIDDTPQYAEQIKRSNMIRNAIINDKIVPFYQPIFNKDGKVLKYETLIRIQNSSEIISPSVFLEVSKRIKRYTDIEKMLIEKSFKLIKDKPSAIISVNLSGRDMTDGDVSAFIIERLNRYKIASRVIFEILEDENIENIERIGAFIERVRRMGAKIAIDDFGSGYSNFSYILKLKPDYIKIDGSIIKNIDSSEDSRAIASAIIAFANQLDITVIAEFVHSKEVFDTCVRLGVDEFQGFYLGEPRDSLLE, encoded by the coding sequence ATGCAAAATTTAGAATCTAAGAGCAAGGCAACTCGCTACCTCGTTTTACCTATCGTCGTGCTTGTGATATGTTCGTGTATAGCCGTTTGTTTTATATTTTATAATAAATTTCAAGACTCCGTTAATTACCCTTCAAACATCGGCATAGACGCTAAAGCCGAGGCATATATGAACGTAGTAGAAATGATTTATAAACAAGTGGCCAAGCGCGATATAAACGAGTTTCAAAGGTATGCCGAAGCGGCTAATTCGGTTCCTGCTTGGATATTTAAGCAAACTGGAGATAAAAACGAACTTACGGTGCTTGCCAGCTCGCAGCATCCTAATTTAATAGGCGAAATTTTGCCCTATAAATTTTGCGATATGGACTCTCGGGCGCATACGGATTTGGAGCAAAAGGGCATTTATAAGCGCATTCGTCTGATTGCGGATAATAAGGCCGAGGTTTGCTATTTTAAAAAAACAGACGGCGTGATACTGGGCTACGATATGGTTCACGCGGTAAAAATTTCAGGATTTGACGACCCGCGTTTTTTTACTTGGCTTGCCGTAAATATGAAAAATACCGTTTTAGTTACCCTTATCATGATGCTTATTTGCGTGTTTCAGTATTGGCTCTTTTTTAGAAATATCAAAAACAGTCAAATTTCGCTAATGAAAACCAACGCTAGGCTACTAGCCAATAACTCCGAGATGCAAAAGCGCCTATATAGCGACGCGCTAACTGGACTACCCAACAAAACGGCTTTAGAGCGCGACGTAGCGACTATGAAGAGTCCTAAAATCGTAGTCGTGGATATAGACGAGTTTAGAAAGATGAATAACTACTTCGGCGCCGAGGCTTGCGATCAAATTTTACTCAAAATGGCGCAAATAGCTAGAAAATTCGCAAAGGATAACGACATGGCGGCTTACCGCGTGGGGCCTGATCAGTTTGCTCTAGTCGAAGACGCCGATTATTTCATAGACAGATACGAGGATTTGGCAAGCGAGCTTTTAGAGAGTATAAAAGGGCTGGTCATAGACGTGTCTAAAGACGGAGGCGAGCAAATCGAGATAGAGATATACTGCACGGTAGGCTTTGCGCTAGACGAGACCGATACGTTTAAAAAAGCTACGACGGCGCTTGAGTTTGCAAAGCAAAGCGGCAAGGATTTCTTTTGCTACTTTAAAAATATCGACGACACTCCTCAATACGCCGAGCAAATCAAGCGATCAAATATGATACGAAACGCCATAATAAACGATAAAATCGTGCCGTTTTATCAACCGATATTTAACAAAGACGGCAAGGTGTTAAAATACGAAACGCTAATCCGTATCCAAAATAGCTCTGAAATCATCTCGCCGAGCGTCTTTTTAGAGGTTTCAAAACGCATCAAACGCTATACCGATATCGAAAAAATGCTAATCGAAAAGAGCTTTAAGCTAATCAAAGATAAGCCTAGCGCCATCATCTCGGTAAATTTATCCGGACGAGATATGACCGACGGCGACGTGAGCGCGTTTATCATCGAGAGGCTAAACAGATACAAGATCGCCTCAAGGGTAATATTTGAGATACTAGAGGATGAAAATATAGAAAATATCGAGCGTATCGGCGCATTTATCGAACGCGTGCGAAGGATGGGCGCAAAGATAGCCATAGATGATTTTGGCTCGGGTTATAGCAACTTCTCCTATATCCTAAAGCTAAAGCCCGACTACATCAAAATAGACGGCTCGATCATCAAAAATATAGACTCTAGCGAGGATTCTCGGGCGATAGCTAGCGCGATCATAGCCTTTGCTAATCAGCTAGACATCACCGTAATAGCCGAGTTTGTCCACTCAAAAGAGGTGTTTGATACCTGCGTGCGCCTGGGCGTGGACGAATTTCAGGGCTTTTATCTAGGCGAACCGCGAGATAGCCTGCTGGAGTAG
- a CDS encoding endonuclease MutS2, with translation MRNFKDNQNLTKSGAWEAGGLENNGSREQRNGDISDASAHREQKEFANAESFERLIKILDLQGYMERFNSFLARPKPLFMAGDSRLHYEKILELSQKQFDPPAPAQNLDDALMRLSKQATLHVSEIFEFAKIISYFTYLKTLRFEGKLGEWLAKIEIPQPMLKLANSFDKNGELKDEVDERLGGIRDAFSAKRAQIDADLRRLIYSKSITPYLVDTQVHYISSVEALLVRGGFNHVLKGTVVARSSGGYFYVAPENIQKLKKEQSELLDKKEEIVYEHCKIFSSAMHKALPFLKFINGAFDVFDAYCARVFTAKSADFEFVLPSSGSNLKLANFAHPALKNPKSISIDFSKKVLLITGVNAGGKSMLLKSLIAAAFLAKYLLPMRINAQNSQIGNFKEFDAIIEDPQNVKNDISTFAGRMVHFSKLFTKKNLLIGVDEIELGTDFEEAASLYGVMIERLMGQDIKMIITTHHKRLAMLLAKNPDVELVAALYDEENSRPKFEFLKGTIGKSYAFETAARYGIAANLVAQAKKIYGEDKENLNEIITKTLNLEVQLKEKLESAEKKEQKLDSLIENLKEQKERAEAEQHEVITRLEREYFKAINEARRAINLDDTKEKQRALNRANEAKRAVQKPEISAPPELKVGDRVKYGKIKGVVASLSKNDAVIQTDNVSMRVPINQLKISGETPVPAKKSGINLSVQKPQNASVTLDLHGLRADEAVQKLDKFISDSLVMGFDEVQVYHGIGTGKLAYAVKNFLREHPSVKEFFDAPAGQGGVGAQIVRL, from the coding sequence TTGCGAAATTTTAAAGATAATCAAAATTTGACTAAAAGCGGCGCTTGGGAGGCTGGCGGGCTCGAAAATAACGGCTCGCGCGAGCAAAGAAACGGCGATATTTCGGACGCCTCGGCGCACCGCGAGCAAAAAGAATTTGCAAACGCGGAAAGCTTTGAGCGGCTTATAAAAATTTTAGACCTGCAAGGCTATATGGAGCGGTTTAACTCCTTTCTAGCGCGCCCAAAGCCGCTTTTTATGGCGGGCGACAGCAGGTTGCATTATGAGAAAATTTTAGAACTCTCGCAAAAGCAGTTTGATCCGCCCGCACCGGCTCAAAACCTAGACGACGCGCTCATGCGCCTTAGCAAACAAGCCACGCTGCACGTGAGCGAGATTTTCGAGTTTGCTAAGATAATTAGCTATTTTACCTACCTAAAAACGCTAAGATTTGAGGGCAAACTGGGCGAGTGGCTCGCTAAAATAGAAATCCCGCAGCCGATGTTAAAGCTCGCAAATTCATTTGACAAAAACGGCGAGCTAAAAGACGAAGTAGACGAGCGTCTAGGCGGTATCAGAGACGCCTTTAGTGCCAAAAGAGCGCAAATAGACGCCGATCTGCGCCGCCTCATCTACTCAAAATCCATCACGCCATACCTCGTCGATACGCAGGTGCACTACATCAGCTCGGTCGAGGCGCTGCTCGTGCGAGGCGGGTTTAACCACGTGCTAAAGGGCACGGTCGTGGCTAGAAGCTCGGGCGGCTACTTCTACGTCGCACCCGAAAACATCCAAAAACTCAAAAAAGAGCAAAGCGAGCTGCTGGATAAAAAAGAGGAAATCGTCTACGAGCACTGCAAAATTTTTAGCTCCGCGATGCACAAGGCCTTGCCGTTTTTAAAATTTATAAACGGAGCGTTTGACGTGTTTGACGCCTACTGCGCGCGAGTTTTTACGGCTAAAAGCGCGGATTTTGAGTTCGTGCTGCCAAGCAGCGGGTCAAATTTAAAACTGGCAAATTTCGCCCATCCCGCGCTAAAAAATCCAAAAAGCATCAGTATCGATTTTAGTAAAAAGGTGCTACTGATCACCGGCGTAAACGCAGGCGGTAAATCAATGCTGCTAAAATCGCTGATAGCGGCGGCCTTTCTAGCCAAATACCTGCTGCCGATGCGCATAAACGCGCAAAATTCGCAGATCGGAAATTTCAAGGAATTTGACGCCATCATCGAAGATCCGCAAAACGTGAAAAACGACATCTCGACTTTTGCCGGGCGCATGGTGCATTTTTCCAAGCTTTTTACGAAGAAAAATTTGCTCATCGGAGTCGATGAGATTGAGCTGGGAACGGACTTTGAGGAGGCGGCAAGCCTGTACGGCGTGATGATCGAGCGGCTGATGGGTCAGGATATCAAGATGATCATCACCACCCACCACAAGCGCCTTGCGATGCTACTAGCTAAAAACCCAGACGTAGAGCTAGTCGCGGCGCTATACGACGAGGAAAACTCGCGGCCTAAATTTGAGTTTTTAAAAGGCACGATCGGTAAATCGTACGCCTTTGAGACCGCGGCTAGATACGGCATCGCGGCAAATTTGGTCGCGCAGGCGAAGAAAATCTACGGCGAAGACAAAGAAAATCTAAACGAAATCATCACAAAGACGCTGAATTTGGAGGTGCAGCTCAAAGAAAAACTCGAAAGCGCCGAGAAAAAAGAGCAAAAGCTAGACTCGCTAATCGAAAATTTAAAAGAGCAAAAAGAGCGAGCCGAGGCCGAGCAACATGAGGTTATAACGCGGCTGGAGCGGGAGTATTTCAAGGCGATAAACGAAGCTAGGCGAGCGATAAATCTAGACGATACTAAAGAAAAACAGCGCGCCCTAAACCGCGCAAACGAGGCCAAACGCGCCGTGCAAAAGCCAGAAATCTCCGCCCCGCCCGAGCTAAAAGTCGGCGACCGCGTAAAATACGGCAAGATAAAAGGCGTCGTGGCAAGCCTTAGCAAAAATGACGCCGTGATACAAACCGACAACGTGAGCATGCGCGTACCGATAAATCAGCTAAAAATCAGCGGCGAAACGCCAGTACCCGCGAAAAAATCTGGCATAAATCTAAGCGTGCAAAAGCCGCAAAACGCTAGCGTCACGCTCGATCTACACGGCCTGCGTGCCGACGAAGCGGTGCAAAAACTGGATAAATTTATCTCAGATAGCCTAGTGATGGGCTTTGACGAGGTGCAGGTGTATCACGGCATCGGCACGGGCAAGCTCGCCTACGCGGTCAAAAATTTCTTGCGCGAGCATCCGAGCGTGAAGGAGTTTTTCGACGCGCCGGCGGGGCAGGGGGGGGTTGGAGCGCAGATAGTAAGGCTGTAA
- a CDS encoding DNA-3-methyladenine glycosylase I, producing MQSTQKPKIRCDWAEKSELERVYHDREWGKLIKDDAKFFELIILEGFQAGISWHAVLLKREAMRAAFDGFDAHKISLYGEEQTAKFMQNPALIRNRLKLNSLAANARAFLAVVGEFGSFYDYLWGYLLPKFDPKFDGKPIVNRYENIKQVPATTPLAEFIAKEMKKRGFKFLGPTSVYAFLQSAGVVDDHLDACFCKGGR from the coding sequence TTGCAAAGTACTCAAAAACCTAAAATCCGCTGCGACTGGGCGGAAAAAAGCGAGCTGGAGCGCGTATATCACGACCGGGAGTGGGGCAAGCTCATAAAAGACGATGCGAAATTTTTCGAGCTTATAATTTTGGAGGGCTTTCAGGCGGGCATATCGTGGCATGCCGTGCTACTTAAGCGCGAGGCGATGAGAGCGGCATTTGACGGATTTGACGCGCATAAAATTTCGCTCTACGGCGAGGAGCAGACGGCGAAATTTATGCAAAATCCGGCACTCATCAGAAACCGCCTGAAGCTAAACTCGCTTGCCGCAAACGCCCGCGCATTCCTCGCCGTGGTGGGCGAGTTTGGCAGCTTTTACGACTATCTTTGGGGCTATCTGCTACCTAAATTTGACCCCAAATTTGACGGCAAGCCCATCGTAAATCGCTACGAAAACATAAAACAAGTCCCCGCTACCACGCCGCTTGCAGAGTTTATCGCAAAAGAGATGAAAAAGCGCGGATTTAAATTTCTAGGACCCACGAGCGTCTATGCGTTTTTGCAAAGCGCGGGCGTAGTGGACGATCATCTGGACGCTTGCTTTTGCAAAGGAGGCAGATGA
- a CDS encoding MmcQ/YjbR family DNA-binding protein has product MMLAQKRVFSYIEEKFGAQGERVFDKHPEIAVFRHAKNQKWFAVFMRVDGGKLGLKSAEALEILNLKCKPDLAAILRDDDQILPAYHMNKKHWISVNLSSKIAPGQVEDLIDLSFELTR; this is encoded by the coding sequence ATGATGCTCGCGCAGAAGCGAGTTTTTAGCTATATCGAGGAGAAATTCGGCGCGCAGGGCGAGCGGGTGTTTGACAAGCACCCCGAAATCGCCGTATTTCGACACGCGAAAAATCAAAAATGGTTCGCCGTTTTTATGCGCGTGGACGGCGGCAAGCTGGGGCTTAAAAGCGCAGAGGCGCTAGAAATACTAAATCTAAAATGCAAGCCCGATCTAGCAGCGATCCTGCGCGACGACGATCAAATTTTGCCCGCCTATCATATGAATAAAAAGCACTGGATCAGCGTAAATTTAAGCTCCAAAATCGCGCCGGGGCAGGTGGAGGATCTGATAGATCTTAGCTTTGAGCTGACGCGGTAA